In Gadus chalcogrammus isolate NIFS_2021 chromosome 13, NIFS_Gcha_1.0, whole genome shotgun sequence, a single genomic region encodes these proteins:
- the snrpc gene encoding U1 small nuclear ribonucleoprotein C, translating to MPKFYCDYCDTYLTHDSPSVRKTHCSGRKHKENVKDYYQKWMEEQAQSLIDKTTAAFQQGKIPPTPFPGGPPPGGPPRPGMLPTPPMGGPPMMPMMGPPPHGMMPGGPGMGMRPPMGGHMQMMPGPPHMMRPPRPMMMPVRPGMMRPDR from the exons ATGCCGAA GTTTTACTGTGACTACTGTGACACCTACCTCACACATGACTCG CCGTCGGTGAGGAAAACCCACTGTAGTGGTCGAAAACACAAAGAGAATGTGAAGGACTACTATCAGAAATGGATGGAGGAGCAGGCCCAGAGCCTCATCGATAAAACGA CGGCTGCGTTCCAACAAGGAAAGATTCCTCCAACGCCTTTCCCTGGAGGCCCTCCACCAG GTGGCCCCCCACGGCCAGGCATGCTTCCCACACCCCCCATGGGAGGCCCCCCCATGATGCCAATGATGGGCCCCCCTCCCCACGGAATGATGCCCGGCGGTCCAGGAATGG GCATGCGGCCCCCAATGGGAGGCCACATGCAGATGATGCCGGGACCTCCCCACATGATGCGGCCCCCCCGACCTATGATGATGCCTGTGCGCCCAGGAATGATGCGACCAGACAGATAA